TCAATTCTAATTCTAGTCTTCTAGGGGGGTAGGGGAAAGAATTGAAGGAAATTAGCAACCTAACGGCACTTGAAGAATAATGCAGAATTCAGAATCACTCTTCTTGAGGGATTCAAACCCAGCACAAGCCAATTAAAAATTAAGAATTAAAAATTCAAAATTTAAGAGGATTCTCCCAATTTTTAATTATCAATTTTTCATTTTTAATTGGAGCGAAGCGACTGCCCCCTACCTTCCTTCAGGCTGTAATAATTTTGGGTGCTTCAACAGCAGGCTCAAGTTGAATTGGTGGTACTTCTTCTTCAAATACGGTTAAGTCGAACCAAAAAGTCGTGCCAATGCCAACTTCACTCACTAGATGAACTTTAGTGCGATGCCTGTCGATGATATTTCTGACAATAGATAGACCCAAACCTGTGCCTTCTAAGGTGTGAACTCGGTTTTCGACGCGGAAGAAGCGCTCAAAAATTGAGTGTTGGTCTTCTTGGGCAATCCCAATTCCAGTATCGGAAATTTCAATTCGCACACCTGGAGATTGAGTATGAGAGTTGGGCTTAAAATCTAATTGGTAGGCGCGGATTGCCACTTTACCACCCGCTTTGGTGAATTTGAGGGCATTACCAATCAAATTGCCAAACACTTGTAGCAACAAATCATAATTACCTATTACTAGGGGTAAATCAGGAGCAACTTCCTGAATAAGTTCAATGCCTTTATCTTTAGCATTGAGTTGGTAAGTACGTAGTGTTTGCTCAATCGCCTGTGCCAAATCTACTCCATCAAAGCTGTAGCTTCGACCAGATTCAAGTTTGGATAAATCTAAAACATCGTTAACTAAGCGAGTTAAGCGATCAGTTTCATGATTTACAGTTTCTAGAAACTCCTGGCGTTCTTGTACACCCAAGTCTTCACCATAATCATGCAGGGTTTCAATATATGTTTTGATGTTAAATAATGGCGTTCGTAGTTCGTGAGAAACGTTGCTAATAAATTGGCTTTTTGCTTCGTTTAGCTCGACCTCACGGGTAATATCTTGGACGGTTATGGCAATGCCCTTAATACTTTCTCGTTGTGAGTTGAGTACTGTAGTCAACAGAATGCGGATTGTCCGCTTGGCTGGTTGGTTTAAATGAAGGCGGAACTCGGCACTTTCACATTCGCCTGCTGCCATTTCGTACAAGGTACGGGTGATTTCCATTTGTACTACTGAGGGTAGGTGATGTAAAACATTGCTGCCTACCACCTCAGTGCCTTCCCAACCGAAAATTCGCCGTGCGGTGGGGTTGACTAAAATCACCTGCATATTGTTATCAATCAGCACAGCACCATCGGCGATCGTTGAAACTAGTGTTTCTAACTTGGCTTTTTCTGCGGTCAGTTCCTCAATATTTTGTTCTTCATAGCGCTCTAAGCGCTCTGCCATTTCATTAAAGTTAAAAATTACCTCTCCTAGCTCGCCTCCTAGGGGTAAGTCAATGCGCTGCTTGAAATTACCAGCAGCAATTTGTTTCACCCCCACCAGCAGTTCTTTAATCGGCTTAGTGATTGTCAAAGCGTTAATCACTCCTGCTAAAATCACCATTACCCAAATTGTGATAAAAACGGCAATGGTAACATCGCGAGTGAAATTGGTAGAAATAACTGCCGCCTGGTTGGGGTTAGTCCCAATCGCCAATACGCCCAGGTATTTGCCATCGACGATTAGGGGAATAAACACATCTGTGACTGCCCCGTCTGGGGTCATGTGTTGCCGTACCATTGGCTTTTCCCCATCACCAGGGTAATCTTCTGGCAGTTGTATCCGCCGTTTAATGGTGAGAGAGTTTTCTACTTCCGGTTCCCAAAAAGGAATACCAAAGAAGATTTCCCCATTTTCATCAGCGTAGAGCATATAACGCACACTAGAGGTGCTGCTGTAGAAGCGTTGAGAAAATCGGGCAACCTCGGTGAGATTGTGGTCAGCAACTAGGGGGGCAACATTGGTTGCAAGTAGCAGTCCTAAATCACGACCGAAGCGGGTGTCATTCAGACGTGCATCCTGCTGAATTGTATTTACAGCCCAAAAGGTCAGACCACTCATCACCAACGAAACCACTAAAGTGGCTACAGCCAACAGCTTAGTCTGGAGAGTAAACTCAGACCACCAATTGACGATCGCTTCTCGAATTGTTTTTAACAGAGCCAGCATCTTAAATAAAGTTGTCAGTAGTGTTTAGTTATAAACCCCAACAACTAAAAAATTAACAGTTAATTCGACAAATATGTTAGTTGGGAGATGAGGAGAGAAGTCTAAGCGCCGACTGACGGCGATCAGAACTTCTCCTATTGGAGACCAAGGCAACGGAAGGGATTAGGGAGTGCAGGGGGTATACTTGTTAAAGTAGCTTTAACGAATTTACCTTATTCCAGCGATCAGAGTTGATATCCAGTTGAGGATTAACGCATTAAACCCCATTTTTTGACTGGTGGGTTACGCACAGACGCGTAGTAGTGTAAAAAAAATCCAACCTGTCAAAATCTTAATCTAGTTGTTTGGCTCAGGTTAGGGGCAGCTAGTAAACTTAAACTCAGTAAGAAAATATTTGTTGTACCTTCCGCTGCACTGCATTATAAGAGAGCGCCACCGCTACGATGCTATTGCAAAATCTGTGTACTGCCGCATCTTAGGCTCATGGAATGCCAACACTATATCTTCCTTATTAACACCTGCACGAACTAGGTCAGTTGCGATACCATCTTCAGTCCAATCTTCCTCGATCCAAAATTTGCGATCTCGAATCCGAACATAAACGGTCATACCAGTAATACGATCGCCGTTTTGCCAACCAAGGTTCATCCAAATATAATGACCCTTCGGCTCATCCATAATCAAGAATGTTTCGATATCTTGGTTAGGACGATGGTTACATAGTTCTACATACTGCGTCAGGATACGCTTAATTATC
This region of Nostoc sp. UHCC 0302 genomic DNA includes:
- a CDS encoding two-component system sensor histidine kinase NblS, which produces MLALLKTIREAIVNWWSEFTLQTKLLAVATLVVSLVMSGLTFWAVNTIQQDARLNDTRFGRDLGLLLATNVAPLVADHNLTEVARFSQRFYSSTSSVRYMLYADENGEIFFGIPFWEPEVENSLTIKRRIQLPEDYPGDGEKPMVRQHMTPDGAVTDVFIPLIVDGKYLGVLAIGTNPNQAAVISTNFTRDVTIAVFITIWVMVILAGVINALTITKPIKELLVGVKQIAAGNFKQRIDLPLGGELGEVIFNFNEMAERLERYEEQNIEELTAEKAKLETLVSTIADGAVLIDNNMQVILVNPTARRIFGWEGTEVVGSNVLHHLPSVVQMEITRTLYEMAAGECESAEFRLHLNQPAKRTIRILLTTVLNSQRESIKGIAITVQDITREVELNEAKSQFISNVSHELRTPLFNIKTYIETLHDYGEDLGVQERQEFLETVNHETDRLTRLVNDVLDLSKLESGRSYSFDGVDLAQAIEQTLRTYQLNAKDKGIELIQEVAPDLPLVIGNYDLLLQVFGNLIGNALKFTKAGGKVAIRAYQLDFKPNSHTQSPGVRIEISDTGIGIAQEDQHSIFERFFRVENRVHTLEGTGLGLSIVRNIIDRHRTKVHLVSEVGIGTTFWFDLTVFEEEVPPIQLEPAVEAPKIITA
- a CDS encoding XisI protein; translation: MDKLTEYPKIIKRILTQYVELCNHRPNQDIETFLIMDEPKGHYIWMNLGWQNGDRITGMTVYVRIRDRKFWIEEDWTEDGIATDLVRAGVNKEDIVLAFHEPKMRQYTDFAIAS